CCGTGGTTCTTCCACCAAAGGAGTTTCCTTGAGAGAGAAGTCATCGAGACTATCATCATTCTCTGTATCGACCTGAACAAACTCTTTGAACATCGCCATTACTTGAATCATAGTTGGTCTTTTGAACGGTCGATCGTCCAGACACTGAGACGCAATTTTCAAGTAATGAAACAGCTCAACGTCGCCAGATTTCTCAGTTATCAGGTCCGAATCAAGAATCTCATCTCCTCTATTCTCCTTATAAAGCTGCTTAGCCCATCCCACGAGATTGTTGTCCTCACCAAACTCCTCAGGATCGATCGGTTTCTTGCCCGAGAGAAGCTCCAGAAGTATAACCCCGTAGCTATACACATCTCCTTTGGTCGTGCACCTGAAACTCTGGTAATACTCTGGCGGAACGTAACCGGGAGTTCCCGCGAGCGTGCTCACGCTCAAATGCGTGTCCAGAGCGCTCACCAGCCTTGCCATACCGAAGTCCGAAACACGTGCCGTGAAATCTTGGTCTAGTAGAACGTTGCTCGACTTCATGTCTCTGTGGATAATGTGAGGGATGCAGCTGTGGTGCAGGAACGCTAGCCCACGTGCAGCTCCCGTTGCAATCTTCTTCCTAGTGGTCCAATCGAGGAAGACTCCACCTCTCTTGGTCTTCTCGTGAAGAACGGTCTCTAAGCTTCCGTGTTTCATGTACTCATAGACAAGAAGCCTCTCTTCCCCTATCTTGCAGTAACCTAACAGAGGAACAAGGTTTCTATGTTTGATTTTCCCAATGGTCTCCATCTCAGCCGTGAACTCTCTATCCCCTTGTCCCGTGACTTGGATCAGCTTCTTTATCGCTACTACAGCCCCGTCACCGAGTTTCGCCTTGTAAACATCTCCAAACCCGCCTGATCCGATCATACTATCAGCACTAAACCCGTTGGTTGCTTCCAAAAGGTGCGCGAAAGTGAGTTTCCGCAGCGGCTTCTCGAACGTCGCGACGTTGATGCTCAACGGCTCATGGACGCTAGAGAGCTTCCAGCTGCTGCTACCGGAGGTAGGGAGACTCTCGATGtacttctctctcttcttttctttcttctgaaCTTTCCTGACTCTGTAAAGCGCTATAGTAAGCATTAACATACACATGAAGGAAAACACAAGACCGGTGATCATCCCAGTGGCGACGCTCTGCTTCTTATGGTGAGCGATGGAGCTCGTGGGGCGGTGGCGGGAACCAGAGCTGCAAGGCGGGAGGGGAAGACCGCAGAGGCCTGAGTTGTTTGCGTATCTTTTGAGAGGGAAAGTTGTGAGCTGCCCTCCGAATGGGATTGGTCCGGTTAGATTGTTGTTAGAGACGTCTAAGTCGCTGAGGAAAGAGAGACCTCCGAGTGATCCAGGTAAGAAGCCTTGGAGGTTGTTGTGAGACAGATCAAGAACACCAATTGCTTTTAATCCACCGAAGCTATCCGGTATGGCTCCGAATAACAGGTTATGTCCCACATTCAAAACCTGAAGGTAAACCATGTTACCGTAACTCACAGGAATAGAACCTGAAATCGCGTTATACGAAAGGTCCAGGTAGATCATGCTCCCGTTTCCGTCGAATGTGTACATAGCCAAGCCTGTGTATATCCGTGTCTCTGGACAAGAATGAACCATTGGGAAATGCTCTAACCGCTCTGGTCGAATGCCTTCAAACTCGACCAAACCACCTGCGCCTCTGCAGTCCGTACCGCCTTCGTTCCTAACAAACGCAAACTGTTTACCAGAGACGCTTCCGGGCATCACCTTCCCGGCTTGGCTCGCGAGTTCAGCTGGGAGGTTTCCGGTTAGATTGTTGCTGTTCATATCAAGCCAGATAAGACTCTTGCAGTTCCCAAGCTCGGAAGGGACGTTACCGGTTAAAGAATTGCCCCCAAGCTGGAGAATCGCCAGCTTCTCAAGCTTTCCCATCCCTACCGGGATCTTCCCGGTAAGGCGGTTGCCAGAAAGAGAGATCCAGATCATATTGGTGCATTTAGAGATTGATTCCGGTATAGAACCGGTTAAGAGATTGTTGTTCAAGATCAGAGTCTCCAAGTTTCCTCCGTCAACACAAATGTCGTCAGGGATCTCACCGGTGAGATTGTTCGCCCACATAACTAAATCTGATAGCTTCGGCATTGTCCATATCTCCTTTGGAATCGGCCCCCCGAGAGCATTGAAACTGAGATCTATCGTCTTCAAGCTCTTGCAGCTACTTAGCTCTACAGGAACAGTCCCTGATAAGTAGTTGTTGGCGATAAGTAACTTCTCAAGAACCGGAGTGCACAAGCCATACGGTACTTCTCCAGTGAACTCGTTTGAGCTAAGATCAAGAACTCGCAGATCACTACAGTTGGCTAGCGAAAGCGGAACGAGGCCTGAAATGTTGTTGTAAGGCAAGTAAAGAGAAATGATCCTAGGGAGTTTACTCACTACGGTGGTTAAAAACTCGCCGGAGAGCTTGTTGTTTCCAAGGTTCAGGCTTTGCAATACGCCACACGAGACGAAAGACTCCGGGAGCTGGCCGGTGAGACCGTTACCGGAGAGATCAAGAACCTCTAGAGTTGGACAGAGAACAGAAAGCTCCGGCGGAATCTCGCCGGAGAATCGGTTGTGCGATAGAGAGAGCTGTTTCAGGCTCTGGAAACTCCCCCATTCGCCGGGGATTTTCCCGGCGAGGCTGTTCCGAGAGAGGTTCAGCGTCTCGAGGAGCTTACAGTTCGAGAGAGTCACCGGAAAGTTCTCCCCGGAGATGTTGTTGTGCGATAGACTGAAGAAGGTGAGGTTACTACAGAGGCCGAAGCTGAGACGGGAGAAGTCGCCGGAGAAGTTGTTCTGAGATAGATCGAGGTGTTGCAGAGCCGCCGGGAAATCGATCTCCGGGATCTCCTCGGAAAAGGAGTTATTCGAGAGGTAGAGGCTCCGGAGATTCGGTAACGCCGTGAGGTTACTGAGATTTAGGGTTCCGGTGAGCCCGGCGTTTCGTAGATCTAGGCCGATGACTCGGCCTTCGTTGGAGCAGGAGACGCCTCGCCACGAACATGGGTCACGGCCCGGCCCACCGGGCCCGTGTTTCCAGTTATCCAGAAAGTTGTGAGGATCCGACTTGACGGAGGATTGCTTAAACGCCGTTAATAGAGCAGCTTCGCTCTGGTCGTCGGTTAGTAGACGTCTGTGACGAGCGTCCACCGTTAGAAACAAGACGAGCATACAGAGGATCACGAACAGGAACAGCCATTGTTGCTTCATGTTGTTATCAGCTCACCGAGTGTTCGATTGAATTCCCACAAGAATCAAGCTCAAGGATCTTCTTTTCATCTACTTAGGAATTGTTATTGGACATGGCGAGAAGACCCTATCCTCCATAACAGAGCTTGCAACACTGAAATCGAAAAGTGAAATTAAGATTAATTCTCcgaaaaaagtaaagaaaaataaaaccacttcgaggaagaagaagatacatACATGGTATATGTGTGAAGAAACGAAAAAGCGGAATCAAAGGCTGACAGATACGGAAAAAGAGAGAGTGGAAGTACAgaggagacagagagagagagttcttgtAGTGAAGAAGACAAGGGAGATGGTCTTCGACAGTTTTGTCTCTCCAACAAGTACGATGTTGCAGAGATGGTCGGACCcggaaaaaagagagagagagagagttgaattcaacccaaaataaaaagataaagctGGTTTAAGATTCTACAGCTTTTACCTACAAAAGGCAGCGTGTTTAGTACGACCACTACacagaagaaaataaaagaaaaaacgaattttacaggaaataaaaacaagaaagatAAAGGAGAGtgctttttaatttgtttgacAAAGTGAGAAGCTTACGAgattttcttgtttcttcgtcGCATCtaagaggaagatgaagaggagATTTAAGTGTTGTCACTTTTTCCTCCTCTTTGCTGGAAAACTGCAAAAGAGAGGAAAAATGGGGAGAAAAGGTAGAGAAGACAAAACTACATGAAAAGAGGATTCATAATCATATCACTATATTAAAGACTAattcttattaattatttatccaACCTAATCTTGAAAATATCTTACAATAGATTATCAAACCCAACACCAGATCGATGTTTCGTAATTTGATTTTAGAGAAACAGATTTTACAGGTTAGGaagaatatttataaaatctaacaaaaaaactatGTATTGTGGTGACTAGATTTGTTGCTTTTAGTTTTAGTCGTTCTTAATTTTGTTAATGTCAATGATATCCCCAAACTCATTGAAATTTGTGTAACATGTTATTGCATGGCCAAGCAGATGATAAACTAGTTTcagcaaaaataaaattttaatgaataataaaaacaaatttcttaCCACCAAACTTTCACTATTAATTTGTTAGATCCAATCCAATCATGTATATAGCCGTctagaatataattttttttatttattttcaagttactatatgatttttagtgttttaaacttatataaattatgttgCCTAATGATGATGTTTTATGAGTCTTAAATCTTCTCTACTTGTTTATGCATAAGTTACAACGCGTATACATCTCTTTTCAAGCCTTTCTATTCATCTCACCCTTTAGATTCGACTCGTTTCATGTTTGACGTACCAAATAAAACCTAATCATCTTCAGGTTAGATCATAGATGAATTACTCCTCACGACGGCCTTCCGGTTTCCAGAGACAAACATACGCACGTATTAATATTGTTAGAAACAATAATTCTAgttgttaaacaaaaaaaagaaacaataattCCCACCACCGTTCTCGTATTTGCAAACTAATTCCCCACCACCGTTCTCGTATTTTTCTTCGCGTGTATGTAACTTTCTAACACTACTACGCGCACGAAGCACTAGCTTCgtgaaatgaaaacaaatatagTTCTTGTCTGTGACCCAATTAATATAGTCTGTATTTGTGGATTTTATATTGCGATTTATGGATTTATCCGTAACATTTAacacaactttcaaaaaaatttctttcttgAAAACTACTTGAAGGTGATTGGTTTGCAAATAAACGACGAATTTAAAATCTACCACGTAGGAATTTTTTTAACCCAGTTTTGCTTTATATCTCTCTGACTCTcgataaatttaatatattgaaTAAATGCATGAAATCTTAAGTGAGTGATTCCAACGATTATCATCGTTGTTTCATAAAATGTTGAGCAATTATGATTGCAAACACACGTGACAGGAACTTCTTTCTGGTAGGAACGAGATTAAGTTAGAATAATCAATGACCGGACCTGTTGTTACTTAAAATTATCCCTTCAAATTTTAATACCTCAACAAATTCGGGTTTTAATAATTACGTACCTACTATTCGTGCGTGTAAATCCTTTATTTAAGCTGAAAGATTAATGTATTAATGTCCTCTAATTTAAggactaaaataaaaataaaaatgggatGTCGCTAATGTGTTTATACAATTGCAGTCGTGCACGTGCATTTAATGAACTTAAATTTAGATCATAAACCCAGTCAAACTTATCTAGGTCATGCCGTTCCTATCTAACTTCTACCTAAACACACatatatgttagttaattaGTATAGCTAAACGTAGTGATGAGAAAATAAGAGCAACAAAGATGAATATGAAAAGGTTGCGAAACTCGTACGCTATATTGTTAATTGAATTTAGTCGGTATTTGattgattatttataattacatatgttaatatttataactctaaaagacaaaaataacagtccacaaaagaaaagaaaaaaataacatctAAAAATCCGTGactattataaatcatttaGTGATCGATCCATTTATCAGCCTGTTTAGCAAGACGGACCAAGCCCATCCGCAGGATCATACTGGCGCctctactcttgtgtttatctacattatagttggtgtttatcttacttattgctagtcattatctagttaaggataagtacgatctcatgtcgatccagtacttagaccgtcattaccatatgtatataaacaccagttggtcgacctaataatatacacaagttcccctcttcattcacaacagTGACTAAGAATAAATTACGAGGAAAAAAATTGCTCTAGAAATCCTCCTTTCACGTCTTCCATAgtttatacataaaaatagaaaatgagtatttgaatattttaattcGTTGGTGTATAGGAAGTCTTTTGTAGATTTGGTagatttttccaaaaaaaatgtaGTATAAAACCGGAcctcgtggtctggtggtaaaggaacctcggctgaggtgtCCGTCATCACGAGTTCGAACCTCGGCCACAGCGGATTTGACATGGTTTCCGTTTGGCCTCCAGGACCTTCTTCGCCAGTTTCGGTTGGATGCGGTGGGATAGTCGGACTAAGTGAGAGGTCCGGatacctggattatcaaaaaaaaaaaaaaatgtagtatAAAATATGGTGAGTCGATGATGGCCCGAGAAGATAGATTGTTTAATCAATGGGTTAATAATAAGAAGTATAAAAAGCGAGGGGGTTTACTAAAAAGAAGTGGGCTCTTGGGCGGGGCCACAGGGTTGCATTTTGTCAGTTTATCCGGCCGCACGAGCGCACATCCTGTGAGTTGTGACTTCCAAAGATTTCCTTGTGCCcgcttattagattttttttatttaacatttatCTCTCTAATAGTTGGTTGTTAATTTAGGACCAATAGACGTCGATAGCACTTGTTAAAAACCAATAAATAACAAGAATACATACACTGGCAGGGGCGGGTGGGAGCAGTTAGGTGTGTGCTTAGAATGAAAATAgtagtataatattgtatttagGCTAGAAACATGGGACATTCTCAAAAAGAGATCACTTAGTTAAGGGTGTGTTTaaccaaataaaattaattaaataatgtaacaaaaaaacttattttaaaattgattccaaaaaaatttattttaaggagATACACACTTGCCACGTCGACAAGGACTTCCCTTAAGCACAGCTCTTTGACAAGTCCTCCCAAACTGCTCTTAGCCCACTTTTGAATTAAATCCAAATATATTAAGCCCAAGCACACCCTATGTGCTCCCCTTTGAAGATGGTAGTTTTCTAGAATAatgattttgtattttaaagaatacaaaaaataaattaaactagagaaaattttggtagatatatataaatataaaaaggtCGAGGTCTGAAAGAAAAGACGAATAGCTGATACGATTTGAAAATCTTACACGTCGTTTTCATGCATTGATAATGAATATGATAACTTTTCCTAATAGTAAGCTTTTCATAAAATAGCGGAATCATCGCATTCAAATCTGCCTGATTTCTAGTCCAACCATCCCCTTTTCACGTAAATTTATTCTTGTTCATTTTcgtctaaattttaaatttagtagTACTCGTGTTGTTTAGCtgtatataaaattatacagATGCACGAAATTTTGTCTGCATATATGTACGTAGTTTTGAATTGAGTAATAATTAATGGAATACATCTATGAATCCTTCAACTACTTTAGGGAAACAGTATAATGTACATATTACTTATTATAGTTgctattctataaataaaatattcaaaaaaccCATCAATTTCGTGATTATACACAGGAaagataaaaccaaaaaatatctaAAGATAAATCCAAGAAAATATAAGTCACAAGGTCTCTCAGTCGTCGGTGTCTAGCATACTGAAAAGACAAAATCCACATATGATATTGAAATTGCTTTATAATTTATTCACAAATGGGGCCCTAGTCCGTTTATGCTAAGTAGGTGCTTGAAATTTCAGC
This region of Brassica napus cultivar Da-Ae chromosome C5, Da-Ae, whole genome shotgun sequence genomic DNA includes:
- the LOC106440589 gene encoding receptor-like protein kinase BRI1-like 3 — encoded protein: MKQQWLFLFVILCMLVLFLTVDARHRRLLTDDQSEAALLTAFKQSSVKSDPHNFLDNWKHGPGGPGRDPCSWRGVSCSNEGRVIGLDLRNAGLTGTLNLSNLTALPNLRSLYLSNNSFSEEIPEIDFPAALQHLDLSQNNFSGDFSRLSFGLCSNLTFFSLSHNNISGENFPVTLSNCKLLETLNLSRNSLAGKIPGEWGSFQSLKQLSLSHNRFSGEIPPELSVLCPTLEVLDLSGNGLTGQLPESFVSCGVLQSLNLGNNKLSGEFLTTVVSKLPRIISLYLPYNNISGLVPLSLANCSDLRVLDLSSNEFTGEVPYGLCTPVLEKLLIANNYLSGTVPVELSSCKSLKTIDLSFNALGGPIPKEIWTMPKLSDLVMWANNLTGEIPDDICVDGGNLETLILNNNLLTGSIPESISKCTNMIWISLSGNRLTGKIPVGMGKLEKLAILQLGGNSLTGNVPSELGNCKSLIWLDMNSNNLTGNLPAELASQAGKVMPGSVSGKQFAFVRNEGGTDCRGAGGLVEFEGIRPERLEHFPMVHSCPETRIYTGLAMYTFDGNGSMIYLDLSYNAISGSIPVSYGNMVYLQVLNVGHNLLFGAIPDSFGGLKAIGVLDLSHNNLQGFLPGSLGGLSFLSDLDVSNNNLTGPIPFGGQLTTFPLKRYANNSGLCGLPLPPCSSGSRHRPTSSIAHHKKQSVATGMITGLVFSFMCMLMLTIALYRVRKVQKKEKKREKYIESLPTSGSSSWKLSSVHEPLSINVATFEKPLRKLTFAHLLEATNGFSADSMIGSGGFGDVYKAKLGDGAVVAIKKLIQVTGQGDREFTAEMETIGKIKHRNLVPLLGYCKIGEERLLVYEYMKHGSLETVLHEKTKRGGVFLDWTTRKKIATGAARGLAFLHHSCIPHIIHRDMKSSNVLLDQDFTARVSDFGMARLVSALDTHLSVSTLAGTPGYVPPEYYQSFRCTTKGDVYSYGVILLELLSGKKPIDPEEFGEDNNLVGWAKQLYKENRGDEILDSDLITEKSGDVELFHYLKIASQCLDDRPFKRPTMIQVMAMFKEFVQVDTENDDSLDDFSLKETPLVEEPRDKEP